Proteins encoded by one window of Phosphitispora fastidiosa:
- a CDS encoding PrkA family serine protein kinase produces the protein MEILKELADYRKQQEVLQWEGIFAQYLDMVTKDPQIAQLSHAKVYQMIKDSGINEENERLKYHFFDKEIFGLDKTIERLVEEYFHPAARRLDVRKRILLLMGPVSGGKSTIVTMIKRGLEQYSKTDRGAMYGIKGCPMHEEPLHMVPKEMRKEFWQRHGVYIEGELCPSCRMMLERKYNNDVSQVIVERVILSEDQRIGIGTFSPSDPKSQDIAELTGSIDFATITEFGSESDPRAYRFDGELNISNRGIMEFQEMLKCDEKFLYNLLSLSQEGNFKAGRFALISADEVIIAHTNEAEYRSFIANRKNEALQSRIIVMPVPYNLKVSEEVKIYQKLISQSDMTDIHIAPHALKTAAIFSVLSRLKESKKQGMDLMKKMKLYDGEDVEGFKQKDINELQAEAVEEGMSGVDPRYVINRISTALIRSGTVCINALDILRALKDGLDQHPSISKEEKERLLNFISDARKEYDHISKKEIQKAFVYSFEESAKTMFNNYLDNIESYCNGVKVKDPITEEEMDPDEKLMRSIEEQIGISENSKKSFREEILIRLSSYARQEKRFDYSSHERLREAIEKKLFADLKDIVKITTSSKTPDAEQLKRVNEVTAKLIEDHGYCSVCANELLKYVGSLLNR, from the coding sequence GTGGAAATACTTAAAGAGTTAGCCGATTACAGGAAGCAACAGGAAGTTTTGCAGTGGGAAGGTATCTTTGCTCAGTACCTGGATATGGTCACCAAGGATCCCCAAATAGCCCAATTATCTCATGCAAAAGTCTATCAAATGATCAAAGATAGCGGTATTAACGAAGAAAACGAAAGACTAAAGTATCATTTCTTTGATAAAGAAATCTTCGGACTGGATAAGACCATTGAACGGTTGGTTGAGGAGTACTTTCATCCCGCTGCCAGAAGACTGGACGTGCGAAAGCGGATACTGCTTTTAATGGGCCCGGTAAGTGGCGGGAAATCAACAATCGTGACTATGATCAAAAGAGGGTTGGAACAGTATTCTAAAACTGATAGGGGAGCAATGTACGGAATTAAGGGGTGCCCCATGCATGAAGAGCCTCTGCACATGGTACCCAAGGAAATGAGGAAGGAGTTTTGGCAGAGGCACGGGGTTTATATTGAGGGTGAATTATGCCCATCCTGTAGGATGATGCTGGAAAGAAAATATAATAACGATGTATCCCAGGTTATCGTGGAAAGGGTTATCTTATCTGAGGATCAAAGGATTGGCATTGGTACTTTCAGCCCGTCAGATCCCAAGTCTCAGGATATTGCAGAACTGACAGGAAGTATTGACTTTGCCACGATTACGGAATTTGGCAGTGAGTCCGACCCAAGGGCTTACAGATTTGACGGGGAATTGAATATTTCCAACAGGGGAATTATGGAGTTTCAGGAAATGCTCAAGTGTGATGAAAAGTTTCTCTATAACCTTTTAAGCCTGTCCCAGGAAGGAAACTTCAAAGCAGGACGATTTGCCCTCATATCAGCTGATGAGGTAATTATTGCCCATACCAATGAAGCTGAATACAGGAGCTTTATTGCTAACAGGAAGAATGAGGCTCTGCAATCAAGGATTATTGTGATGCCAGTTCCATATAACCTGAAAGTTTCTGAAGAAGTCAAAATTTATCAGAAGCTCATATCTCAGAGTGATATGACCGATATACACATTGCACCACATGCCTTAAAGACGGCTGCTATTTTTTCTGTCCTGTCAAGATTAAAGGAATCCAAGAAACAGGGTATGGACCTGATGAAGAAAATGAAGCTTTATGACGGTGAAGATGTGGAAGGATTCAAGCAAAAAGATATCAATGAACTTCAGGCAGAGGCTGTGGAAGAAGGCATGAGCGGTGTGGACCCGCGTTATGTAATTAACCGCATATCGACTGCATTGATAAGGAGTGGGACGGTATGCATCAATGCCCTGGACATTCTGCGGGCGTTAAAGGATGGTCTGGACCAGCACCCGTCAATAAGCAAAGAAGAGAAGGAACGGCTGCTTAACTTCATATCAGATGCAAGAAAAGAATATGATCATATATCCAAAAAAGAGATCCAAAAGGCATTTGTCTATTCCTTTGAGGAGTCAGCCAAGACGATGTTTAACAACTATCTTGACAATATTGAGTCCTACTGTAACGGGGTCAAGGTTAAGGACCCGATTACCGAGGAAGAAATGGACCCTGATGAGAAGCTCATGAGGTCTATAGAGGAGCAGATTGGCATATCTGAGAATTCCAAAAAGAGCTTTCGGGAAGAGATTCTGATTAGGCTTTCGAGTTATGCCAGGCAGGAAAAAAGGTTTGACTATAGTTCGCATGAACGGCTGAGGGAAGCTATCGAAAAGAAACTGTTTGCAGACCTCAAAGATATTGTTAAAATTACTACCTCCAGCAAGACACCAGATGCGGAACAGTTGAAGCGGGTTAATGAGGTTACTGCTAAGCTTATCGAAGACCACGGCTACTGCTCCGTTTGTGCCAATGAGCTGCTAAAATATGTAGGAAGTCTGTTGAACAGGTAA
- the speE gene encoding polyamine aminopropyltransferase, which produces MEFLINEKHTDGYSVTWKFSETVYTERTDYQDLAVIDTMEFGRALVLDGIIQTTEKDEFIYHEMIAHPAMMAHPNPQKVLVIGGGDGGTVREAVRYQSVKQADLVEIDEKVIWASRKYLPEISCALSDSRVRIFVEDGLGFIKRKQNYYDVILVDSSDPIGPAIGLFGKEFYTDVYNALKDDGILVAQTESPVFNRELLSSVHRNIKDIFPITRTYLTAIATYIGGFWTFTCGSKKYDPLAVTPDSDRLQEMNLKYYNKEIHQACFALPNFIREIFE; this is translated from the coding sequence ATGGAATTCTTGATAAATGAAAAGCACACTGACGGATACTCAGTTACGTGGAAATTCAGCGAAACTGTTTATACTGAACGGACTGATTATCAGGATCTGGCTGTTATTGATACCATGGAGTTTGGCAGGGCTCTTGTTCTTGACGGCATTATTCAGACAACAGAAAAAGACGAATTTATATACCATGAAATGATAGCCCATCCGGCCATGATGGCTCATCCTAATCCCCAAAAAGTGCTGGTTATCGGCGGAGGGGACGGGGGTACTGTCAGGGAAGCGGTAAGATATCAGTCTGTCAAGCAGGCAGACCTTGTTGAAATTGATGAGAAGGTTATCTGGGCATCCCGGAAGTACCTGCCCGAAATAAGCTGCGCTCTTAGTGACAGCAGAGTAAGAATTTTTGTTGAGGATGGACTTGGATTTATCAAGAGGAAACAAAACTATTATGATGTGATTTTAGTAGATTCATCAGACCCCATCGGTCCCGCAATCGGACTTTTCGGGAAGGAATTTTACACAGATGTATACAATGCTTTAAAGGATGATGGCATACTTGTAGCTCAGACCGAGTCACCTGTATTTAACAGGGAACTCCTTTCAAGTGTACATAGAAATATTAAAGATATTTTCCCCATAACCAGAACGTACCTTACAGCAATCGCAACATATATCGGAGGTTTCTGGACGTTTACCTGTGGCAGCAAGAAATATGACCCGCTTGCCGTCACACCTGACTCGGACAGGTTACAGGAGATGAACCTGAAATACTACAATAAAGAAATCCATCAGGCCTGTTTTGCACTGCCCAATTTTATCAGGGAGATATTTGAATAA
- a CDS encoding sigma-54 interaction domain-containing protein has translation MILSRRAVNNLNWEYSLSSILDSAYNGIIAVDKDGYIVIFNKPAREIFRLLKDVGGMHIQEIMPESCLPVVLHAGIPALGQKVTINGRECIANSTPIIKDGEVVGAVAVLEDLNAFQEIIDEMVSVKESRGVLETVLSNAHEGIVVTDKDGHIEICNEAFCSFLRLNKEKVMSKHISVVLPELQIKRVLDSGAHQLAEPIQIKGSDVIVSIIPVYHENELSGAVGKLRFKPVYEMDSLVNQVNTLKNKLEYYKDQLEKVSGAKYKVENIVGKSQVIIQLKETIKKVANGDSTILLRGESGTGRELFAHAIHLESSRKHGPFVRVNCSAVPENLIDAELFGLAERTVSGTLRHGQIGKFELADQGTIFIDDIGAVSPSLQAKIMNIMQTREIKRIGDDRTKLVDVRIIAATKQNLDEMVKQNLFREDLYYRLNVLTFYIPPLRDRREDLEPLINFMIGKYNNEYGKKVIGISSEVYNIFIKHTWPGNVREMDSVMERIFNVIEDQIIQPHHLPVYLKKMSQAQLQINDRMSLKTILEDTERNALIQALQRSGGNKVKAARSLGISRAGLYQKLEKYHLLEE, from the coding sequence ATGATTTTATCTAGAAGAGCTGTCAATAACCTAAACTGGGAGTACAGCCTCAGTTCCATTCTGGACTCTGCCTATAATGGAATCATAGCGGTGGATAAAGATGGATACATAGTGATATTTAATAAACCTGCCCGGGAAATTTTCCGGCTTTTAAAGGATGTAGGGGGGATGCATATACAGGAAATAATGCCTGAATCATGCCTTCCTGTTGTCCTGCATGCCGGAATACCTGCATTAGGGCAGAAAGTTACTATTAATGGCAGAGAGTGTATTGCTAATTCGACCCCAATCATAAAGGATGGAGAGGTTGTTGGCGCTGTTGCGGTTCTTGAGGATCTAAATGCTTTTCAGGAAATCATTGATGAAATGGTATCGGTAAAAGAGTCCAGAGGAGTACTGGAGACTGTTCTCAGTAATGCCCACGAGGGTATAGTGGTGACCGACAAGGACGGTCATATTGAGATATGCAATGAGGCCTTCTGCAGCTTCTTGAGACTTAATAAGGAGAAGGTTATGAGTAAACATATCTCGGTGGTGCTGCCCGAACTCCAGATAAAAAGAGTTCTTGACAGTGGGGCACATCAATTGGCAGAGCCTATCCAGATAAAAGGCAGTGATGTAATTGTTTCTATAATTCCGGTGTATCATGAAAATGAATTATCCGGGGCTGTCGGCAAGTTAAGGTTCAAACCTGTGTATGAAATGGATTCTCTCGTTAACCAGGTGAACACTCTTAAAAACAAGCTGGAATACTATAAGGATCAGCTTGAAAAAGTATCTGGCGCCAAATATAAGGTGGAAAACATTGTCGGCAAGAGCCAGGTGATTATACAGCTTAAAGAAACAATAAAAAAAGTAGCCAACGGAGATTCAACAATATTGCTGCGGGGTGAATCCGGTACCGGAAGGGAACTTTTTGCCCACGCTATCCACCTGGAAAGTTCCAGGAAACACGGTCCCTTTGTTAGGGTGAATTGTTCGGCAGTCCCTGAAAACCTTATTGATGCTGAATTATTTGGTTTAGCTGAAAGGACCGTTAGTGGAACACTGAGACATGGGCAGATTGGTAAATTTGAATTGGCAGACCAGGGAACAATATTTATCGATGATATCGGAGCTGTTTCTCCTTCTCTGCAGGCCAAAATTATGAATATAATGCAGACCAGGGAGATTAAGAGAATTGGAGATGACCGCACAAAACTCGTTGATGTAAGGATTATCGCTGCTACAAAACAGAACCTTGATGAGATGGTCAAGCAGAACCTGTTTCGTGAGGATCTTTATTACAGGCTTAATGTCCTTACTTTTTATATCCCTCCTCTGCGTGACAGGCGTGAAGACCTTGAACCATTGATAAATTTTATGATTGGAAAATATAACAACGAATATGGTAAGAAGGTTATCGGGATTTCTTCTGAAGTATACAATATTTTCATCAAACACACCTGGCCTGGTAATGTTAGGGAAATGGACAGTGTAATGGAACGGATTTTTAATGTCATCGAAGACCAGATAATCCAGCCTCACCATCTCCCGGTATATCTTAAAAAGATGTCACAGGCACAGTTGCAGATAAATGACAGGATGTCACTTAAAACCATTCTGGAGGATACGGAACGAAATGCATTGATTCAGGCCCTCCAGAGGTCAGGAGGCAATAAGGTTAAAGCTGCCAGAAGCTTGGGGATTTCCAGGGCTGGTCTATACCAAAAACTGGAAAAATATCATCTCCTTGAAGAGTAA